From a region of the Aeoliella mucimassa genome:
- a CDS encoding FG-GAP repeat protein, which translates to MNCSARVLLGPLVFFAATVQAAYVLPESKRVAFDGNESDAFGWSIAVDGSHAVISADGSNDQGLDSGAVYLMDTATGTLTSKLTPDDGEAGDSFGWNVGLRAATAIVGAPHDDDLGFNAGSAYLFDASTGEMLHKLTASDGQQGDLFGVNVAVDGNLALVGASNRTEQGSRAGAAYLFDVTTGLQLAKLVPDDSAENGLFGGAVALSGNRALVGAYGDGEFSGAAYLFDTTTGAQLAKLTPNDAAANDYFGFSLAIEGDLALIGAFGDDDNGHNSGAAYLFDALTGEQRAKLVAIDGAAGDGLGRAVALSGPMAMLGAYWDSDQGDRAGSAYVFEVASTAQVAKLVARDGQPDDFFGESVALSGSTAIVGAWGDDTAGATAGAVYLIDLDQVVNVPEPATVVAVSWLSVALVMARRGSTARLFAKR; encoded by the coding sequence ATGAACTGTAGCGCGAGGGTCTTGCTAGGACCCCTGGTCTTCTTTGCCGCCACGGTGCAAGCGGCGTACGTACTGCCCGAGAGTAAGCGGGTCGCCTTCGATGGCAACGAGAGCGATGCCTTTGGTTGGAGCATTGCAGTCGATGGCTCGCACGCGGTGATCAGCGCCGACGGCAGCAACGATCAGGGACTCGATTCCGGCGCGGTCTATCTGATGGACACCGCTACCGGCACGCTCACCAGCAAACTCACCCCCGACGATGGCGAGGCGGGGGACTCTTTCGGCTGGAACGTCGGCCTCAGGGCAGCGACCGCCATCGTAGGTGCCCCGCACGACGATGACTTAGGATTCAACGCTGGCTCGGCTTATCTGTTTGATGCTTCGACAGGCGAGATGCTCCATAAGCTGACCGCCAGCGATGGCCAACAGGGTGACTTGTTTGGGGTGAACGTCGCGGTAGATGGCAACCTGGCCTTGGTGGGAGCCAGCAACCGAACGGAGCAGGGGAGCAGGGCGGGCGCGGCCTACCTGTTCGACGTCACCACCGGTCTGCAGCTAGCGAAGTTGGTGCCAGACGACAGCGCCGAAAACGGCCTGTTCGGCGGAGCGGTCGCGTTGTCGGGCAATCGAGCGTTGGTCGGCGCGTATGGCGACGGCGAGTTCTCCGGCGCGGCGTATCTGTTCGACACTACAACCGGCGCGCAGCTAGCGAAACTCACCCCGAACGATGCCGCCGCGAACGACTACTTTGGTTTCTCGCTGGCCATCGAGGGCGATTTGGCACTCATCGGAGCCTTTGGCGACGACGACAATGGCCACAACTCCGGCGCGGCTTACTTGTTCGACGCACTTACCGGCGAGCAGCGGGCCAAGCTGGTCGCCATCGACGGCGCGGCCGGCGATGGGCTGGGGCGTGCGGTCGCCCTGTCGGGACCGATGGCCATGCTCGGCGCGTATTGGGATAGCGACCAAGGCGACCGTGCGGGCTCGGCTTACGTGTTCGAAGTCGCCAGCACCGCGCAGGTGGCCAAGCTCGTCGCCCGCGACGGCCAGCCCGACGATTTCTTCGGCGAGTCGGTCGCCCTCTCGGGCAGCACCGCGATCGTCGGAGCGTGGGGCGACGACACCGCCGGCGCCACGGCCGGAGCGGTCTATTTGATCGATCTCGACCAGGTGGTCAACGTCCCCGAGCCAGCGACCGTTGTCGCCGTAAGTTGGCTGAGTGTGGCTCTCGTGATGGCAAGGCGTGGGAGCACCGCTCGGCTATTTGCCAAGCGGTAG
- a CDS encoding DUF3472 domain-containing protein, which yields MRYAMLLLMSCLSLYSVALTAQADETTDPCAQDSPQAMAKAVGVELPPRPWHLANIWWNFEQPIEHFTSLEVDITIDRDVPDTYNLYISPCGLAKINGLQFYGGIQSNINGWADKQSRERVHRGHGAIFSRWSSDKKMPIGLDHVQMADDECLVESAGYEGEFASVRRPYVWKQGTYTWSITKGETVEHKGTPATWFTCKVKNHADDSELEVGSLLFEGEDFTYWNRHSAFVEVYSTSKIRRSNIPKVNVTFGWPRINGEKAPLKNASAFYPSVKQGSTSSPDCAKVRADGDNCVVEVAEIFVRDEAKRRHDLPLGK from the coding sequence ATGCGATACGCCATGCTGCTCCTGATGAGCTGTTTATCCCTCTACTCCGTTGCGTTGACCGCCCAGGCCGACGAGACGACCGATCCCTGCGCGCAGGATTCGCCGCAGGCGATGGCCAAAGCCGTGGGGGTGGAACTTCCCCCGCGCCCGTGGCACCTGGCGAACATCTGGTGGAACTTCGAGCAGCCGATCGAACACTTCACCTCGCTCGAGGTCGATATCACCATCGATCGCGACGTGCCCGACACCTACAACCTCTACATCTCGCCGTGTGGGCTAGCGAAGATCAACGGGCTGCAGTTCTATGGTGGCATTCAGTCGAACATCAACGGCTGGGCCGACAAGCAGAGCCGCGAGCGGGTGCATCGCGGGCATGGGGCGATCTTCTCGCGTTGGTCGTCGGACAAGAAGATGCCGATCGGGCTCGATCATGTCCAGATGGCCGACGACGAGTGCCTGGTCGAGAGCGCCGGCTACGAAGGGGAGTTCGCCAGCGTTCGCCGCCCCTATGTCTGGAAGCAAGGCACCTACACCTGGAGCATCACCAAGGGGGAGACCGTCGAGCATAAGGGAACCCCCGCGACCTGGTTCACTTGCAAAGTGAAGAACCACGCCGACGATTCGGAACTGGAAGTCGGCAGCCTGCTGTTCGAAGGCGAAGACTTCACCTACTGGAACCGCCATTCGGCGTTTGTCGAGGTTTACTCGACGAGCAAGATCCGCCGCTCGAACATCCCGAAGGTGAATGTCACGTTCGGCTGGCCCCGCATCAATGGCGAGAAGGCTCCGCTGAAGAACGCCTCGGCGTTCTATCCCAGCGTCAAGCAAGGCAGCACCAGCTCGCCCGACTGCGCGAAAGTCCGCGCCGATGGCGATAACTGCGTGGTCGAAGTCGCCGAGATCTTTGTCCGCGACGAAGCCAAGCGCCGGCACGATCTACCGCTTGGCAAATAG
- a CDS encoding RNA polymerase sigma factor — MALTQTEFHGMVSDHAPALYRLAYRMVGDSHDAEDVVQETLRSAWRSRDRFDRGRSHRAWLASILRRRVIDGWRRKARTPHPAGEHGIEIAVDGVDPLASELTDEMQHALQQLPDDLRESLLLVVVGELTHQEAADTLGIPLGTVLSRVSRARQRLRQYYLAEAKG; from the coding sequence GTGGCACTAACGCAGACCGAATTTCACGGTATGGTTTCGGACCACGCTCCGGCTTTATATCGACTCGCTTATCGCATGGTAGGCGACTCGCATGACGCTGAAGACGTGGTGCAGGAGACGCTACGTAGTGCCTGGAGGAGTCGCGATCGATTTGATCGCGGCCGAAGCCATCGGGCTTGGTTAGCCTCGATTCTCCGCCGACGTGTGATTGATGGATGGCGTCGCAAAGCGCGCACTCCACACCCTGCGGGGGAGCATGGGATCGAGATAGCCGTGGATGGCGTGGATCCATTGGCCTCGGAGTTGACCGACGAAATGCAACACGCCTTGCAACAACTGCCTGACGATCTTCGGGAGTCGTTACTCCTGGTCGTCGTCGGCGAGTTGACCCACCAAGAGGCGGCCGACACTTTGGGAATACCGCTCGGCACGGTGCTCTCGCGTGTAAGCCGCGCCCGCCAACGACTTCGCCAGTATTACCTTGCCGAAGCCAAAGGTTGA
- a CDS encoding tetratricopeptide repeat protein, producing MPHRYFYLLMVGLLCLPGVSTAADDAAEFLEAMRKHGMHDLALDYLDYARTDRLVSEEFKKKIPYERGTTLLAKWQETVATAEKDRIAAQARSELTEYANANPSTPEAADALQRMAGLLTVTAMNSLAVLEMKPVVPDDAPEIKKTARGQLAEARTLFEQVEKSIQTQLDSYPDKLDRTEQAEQFNERRQFRRLLAQVRMQRSENLLQQASTYGQGDAAAKALYEKARDEFQKLFDIYDGFPPESHEAKLGLGKALKALGDTKRADTCFEDIIVICHDVGAYRYLTTEALVEQGEMMLAEGKLDALLEKQGVWLATARGMESRQPAWLDLKFLVAETMRQKIDSEGVKDGDKRKMITEARDLYTDLAQLPSKHQMVARQILAESFPVDPNEAERVRVKTFDEALQAAKDSINLMTVAKQTLPVAKANNPEGVEVLQQQADKGFQDAMYYLSIAQTLVDDDTPLAELNESRWLTCYLMWEDKQFYRTAVLAGFIARRYPEDPKAKMAAKLAMISYQQLFQQALEQKAPGAGEAEVARLKDMASFITRRWSGSALANEAFSLLMVFSIRDQKFEEALELLKELPEEQRPIYQAKIANAMWEMQLRASIEGDQSIDRQALKSRAVELLDDSFAKLAQDPTAADTLAASTLYLSQARLDEGNYQQAIDMLENPNSGAIALSKTNNPIASRQAYAMEAYKGALRAYVSVIPPQTEKAVETMTALEEAAGGGGEKLTRVYLGLGVQLQQQIDELNGEGKTDEAKRVGEAFVAFLDKLTERGSTDPVVRQWISQTYYRLAEGLAGDPTAEEQRQTYYARAADAYKLLLSEETIGNFETNQLLALRLQYANALRHAGKFKDAMQVFEIILTEKEMMIEAQTDAAYTLQEWGASGVTAKLKEAVTGTGPLNDKGKPTIWGWNYLGKVAASVASKNASNKQVAARFKNLFYECWLNIARVRYLRSESEQGNAKKKSLSEAKKVASTMVRDYPALLDTPLKAEYDELLKSIQRGEGAPTLGLKELLDE from the coding sequence ATGCCGCATCGCTATTTCTATCTGCTAATGGTCGGCCTACTGTGCCTGCCTGGTGTATCGACTGCCGCTGATGATGCAGCTGAATTCCTAGAAGCCATGCGTAAGCATGGCATGCATGATCTGGCGCTCGATTATCTCGATTACGCTCGTACCGATCGTCTGGTGTCGGAGGAGTTCAAGAAGAAGATCCCCTACGAGCGGGGTACCACGCTGCTTGCCAAATGGCAGGAGACCGTGGCGACTGCCGAGAAGGATCGCATCGCCGCGCAAGCGCGAAGCGAACTCACGGAGTACGCCAACGCGAATCCTTCGACTCCCGAAGCCGCCGACGCCCTGCAGCGGATGGCTGGTCTGCTGACCGTGACCGCCATGAATTCGCTGGCCGTGCTCGAGATGAAACCGGTGGTGCCAGACGATGCGCCCGAGATCAAGAAGACCGCTCGGGGGCAACTGGCCGAAGCCCGCACGTTGTTCGAGCAGGTCGAAAAGTCGATTCAAACGCAGCTCGATTCGTATCCCGATAAGTTGGATCGCACCGAGCAAGCGGAGCAGTTCAACGAGCGGCGCCAGTTCCGTCGGCTGCTCGCTCAGGTGCGGATGCAGCGGTCGGAAAACCTGTTGCAGCAGGCCAGCACCTACGGTCAAGGCGATGCGGCCGCCAAGGCGTTGTACGAAAAAGCTCGTGACGAGTTTCAGAAACTGTTCGACATCTACGATGGGTTTCCTCCCGAGTCGCACGAGGCCAAACTCGGCCTCGGCAAGGCCCTCAAGGCACTCGGCGACACCAAGCGGGCCGATACCTGCTTTGAAGACATCATTGTGATTTGCCACGATGTCGGGGCGTATCGTTATCTCACCACCGAGGCTCTGGTAGAGCAGGGCGAGATGATGCTGGCCGAGGGCAAGCTCGATGCCTTGCTCGAAAAGCAGGGAGTCTGGCTCGCCACCGCTCGCGGCATGGAAAGCCGTCAGCCAGCGTGGCTCGATCTGAAATTCCTGGTTGCCGAAACCATGCGTCAGAAGATCGACTCCGAAGGGGTAAAAGATGGCGACAAGCGGAAGATGATCACCGAGGCCCGTGACCTCTATACCGATCTGGCGCAGTTGCCGAGCAAGCATCAAATGGTGGCTCGGCAGATTCTGGCCGAGAGCTTCCCGGTCGATCCGAACGAAGCGGAACGCGTGCGGGTGAAGACCTTCGACGAGGCCCTGCAGGCGGCAAAAGACTCGATCAACCTGATGACCGTGGCGAAGCAAACGCTGCCGGTCGCCAAAGCGAACAATCCCGAGGGGGTCGAGGTGCTCCAGCAGCAGGCCGACAAGGGATTTCAGGACGCCATGTATTACTTGTCGATCGCTCAGACTTTGGTCGACGACGATACACCGCTGGCGGAGCTGAACGAGAGTCGTTGGCTGACATGCTATTTGATGTGGGAAGACAAGCAGTTCTATCGCACCGCGGTGCTGGCCGGCTTCATTGCCCGGCGTTATCCCGAAGATCCCAAAGCCAAGATGGCAGCGAAGCTGGCGATGATTTCGTACCAGCAGCTGTTCCAGCAGGCACTCGAGCAAAAAGCCCCCGGCGCCGGCGAAGCGGAGGTGGCTCGGCTGAAAGACATGGCCAGCTTCATCACTCGCCGGTGGAGTGGTTCGGCATTGGCCAACGAAGCCTTTAGTTTGCTGATGGTCTTTTCGATCCGCGACCAAAAGTTTGAAGAAGCGCTGGAGCTACTGAAGGAACTACCCGAAGAGCAGCGCCCTATCTACCAGGCCAAGATTGCCAACGCGATGTGGGAAATGCAACTGCGGGCGAGCATCGAAGGGGATCAGTCGATCGACCGGCAAGCACTGAAGTCGCGGGCGGTCGAATTGCTCGACGATAGCTTCGCGAAACTTGCCCAAGATCCCACTGCAGCCGATACCCTGGCCGCTTCGACGCTCTACCTGTCGCAAGCCCGCTTGGACGAAGGCAACTACCAGCAAGCGATCGATATGCTGGAGAATCCCAACTCCGGCGCGATCGCGCTGAGCAAAACAAATAACCCCATCGCTTCGCGGCAAGCTTACGCCATGGAAGCGTACAAAGGGGCCCTGCGTGCCTACGTGTCGGTAATTCCGCCGCAGACGGAAAAGGCCGTGGAGACCATGACCGCGCTGGAAGAAGCAGCCGGCGGCGGTGGCGAAAAACTCACTCGCGTGTATCTGGGGCTCGGTGTGCAGTTGCAGCAACAGATCGACGAGCTGAATGGCGAAGGGAAAACCGACGAGGCGAAGCGAGTCGGCGAGGCGTTCGTCGCGTTTCTTGATAAGCTCACCGAGCGTGGTTCGACCGATCCTGTGGTTCGGCAGTGGATTTCGCAGACCTACTACCGACTGGCCGAGGGGCTTGCTGGCGATCCCACCGCCGAGGAGCAGCGGCAGACCTACTACGCTCGTGCGGCCGACGCTTACAAGCTGCTGCTCTCGGAAGAGACCATCGGCAACTTCGAAACGAACCAGTTGCTGGCCTTGCGATTGCAGTATGCCAACGCGCTGCGTCACGCGGGTAAGTTTAAAGATGCCATGCAGGTGTTCGAGATCATTCTCACCGAGAAAGAGATGATGATCGAAGCCCAGACCGATGCCGCGTACACGCTGCAGGAGTGGGGCGCGAGCGGCGTGACTGCCAAGCTTAAGGAAGCCGTTACTGGAACCGGCCCGCTGAACGACAAAGGCAAGCCGACGATCTGGGGATGGAACTACCTGGGCAAAGTGGCCGCGAGCGTTGCCAGCAAAAATGCCAGCAATAAGCAAGTCGCCGCCCGGTTCAAGAACCTGTTCTACGAATGCTGGCTGAACATCGCCCGCGTGCGTTACCTGCGTTCGGAAAGCGAGCAAGGCAACGCAAAGAAGAAGTCGCTGTCCGAGGCCAAGAAAGTGGCTTCGACCATGGTTCGCGACTACCCCGCATTGTTAGATACTCCGCTCAAAGCGGAATATGACGAGCTACTAAAATCGATTCAACGTGGTGAGGGTGCTCCCACCCTGGGGCTGAAGGAACTACTCGACGAGTAG